The DNA region TCTATCGAGCTTCTGAGGTCCGTGGGCATCTCCACCCCGGAGAAAAGGCTACGAGCCTACCCTCATCAGTTCAGCGGCGGAATGAGACAGAGGGTGGTCATAGCCATAGCCCTGGCGGCGGATCCTAAAATAGTGATAGCCGACGAGCCGACCACCGCTCTGGACGTGACGATACAGGCCCAGATCCTCAGGCTGATGTCCGACATGGTCAAAAACAGGGGAAGATCCCTGATACTGATAACCCACGACCTGGCGGTGGTGTCCGAGATGGCCGACCGAGTCAACGTGATGTACTGCGGTAAGATCGTGGAGACCGGGACCACGAGGACCGTCATAGACAAAAGCGCCCATCCCTACACCAGGGGACTAATAGGCTCCATACCGGACCTGGATAGAGACAAAAAGAAGCTGGACACCATAAAGGGGATCGTTCCCAATATGTTCGATCTGCCCGAAGGCTGTCGCTTCGCCCCCAGATGCCCCTTCGCCCGAGCCATATGTGACGAAAAGGAACCGCCTCTGGTCGAGGTTGC from Dethiosulfovibrio faecalis includes:
- a CDS encoding ABC transporter ATP-binding protein, translating into MAERLLEVKDLKTYFHTFKGTVRAVDGVSFSVDHGEILAIVGESGGGKSVTGFSVIRLIDEPGRIESGSIEFDGSDLMKLSEKEMNRVRGRDISMIFQDPMTSLNPVYTIGRQLDETLRLHTDMDGRARKEASIELLRSVGISTPEKRLRAYPHQFSGGMRQRVVIAIALAADPKIVIADEPTTALDVTIQAQILRLMSDMVKNRGRSLILITHDLAVVSEMADRVNVMYCGKIVETGTTRTVIDKSAHPYTRGLIGSIPDLDRDKKKLDTIKGIVPNMFDLPEGCRFAPRCPFARAICDEKEPPLVEVAEGHLAACHFPLGEESL